Proteins from a genomic interval of Terriglobales bacterium:
- a CDS encoding ABC transporter permease, giving the protein MRFPNWHRQDDDLTEELRSHFEMAVQERMERGQSRAEAEAAVRREFGNELLVRETTREQWGCVWLEQLAQDLRYAFRMLRRSPGFTAVAVLTLAIGIGANTAIFSVVDGVLLQPLPYPGANRVAKVFMHFSPQNAPHGHMCQADFSDWSAQNHAFEQVAAYANGLYDITGIGPPEQARGVSVTAGFFPIMRVPPLIGRTIVNGEDSASAPEVVVLGERLWRTRFGASADAVGKVIEINGQKATVIGVMPESFRFPREDAEIWTNLHLTPPKGRFPFFLTGLARLRPGVTWKQAQAEANKIGRTIELAGNGEYRNLTMPVVPIREELVGDVRLPLLVMFAAVVAVLLIASVNVANLLLARSTARAREMAVRVSMGASRSRLVRQLLTENLALSLAGCVVGTGLAWYAVRLLRVLNPGNLPRIDAVRLNAPVLAFAILMAILTAILFGVGPALESARTEPVRALKDDVRAGSGKGRTRAALVVAEIALSFVLLIVGGLLLRSFERLQRVDTGIETPPDEVLTMLVSPSATRYKDAKAQLAILDRLMERVRKVPGVETAAWADSRPPNYWSNDDTFNIKGKPYNHEAFPSSPIPNVSPQYFSALGIPLIRGRYFENSDANDRPNVAVISQELARRYFPGEDPIGQEIAPSEPNPKQPWYRIVGVVGDVKYAGMASEPAPVWYAAVAQGPGLPMFLIVRSSREASALGEEIERAIHSVDPDVVVTYRETLATVMGNAVAQPRFRTALLSLFAVIALVLASIGTYGVIAYSVTQRTREIGVRIALGARPAQVLGMILRQGAGLSVLGILIGVAGALAATRALSSLLFATSPTDALTFAAVIAVLIVVSLWASYVPARRAMRVNPVEALRGE; this is encoded by the coding sequence ATGCGTTTCCCGAATTGGCACCGACAGGATGACGACCTCACGGAGGAACTGCGCAGCCATTTCGAGATGGCGGTGCAGGAGCGCATGGAACGCGGGCAATCGAGAGCGGAGGCGGAGGCGGCGGTGAGACGCGAGTTCGGGAACGAACTACTCGTGCGTGAGACAACACGCGAGCAATGGGGTTGCGTGTGGCTGGAACAGCTCGCGCAAGACCTGCGCTATGCATTTCGGATGCTGCGCCGGTCACCGGGCTTTACCGCGGTTGCAGTGCTTACGCTCGCCATCGGGATCGGGGCAAACACTGCGATTTTTAGCGTCGTTGATGGTGTGCTTTTGCAGCCGCTTCCCTATCCCGGAGCTAATCGCGTAGCGAAAGTATTCATGCATTTTTCGCCGCAGAACGCGCCGCACGGCCACATGTGCCAGGCGGATTTTTCCGACTGGAGCGCGCAGAACCACGCGTTTGAGCAGGTCGCGGCTTACGCCAACGGTCTGTATGACATCACCGGCATCGGCCCGCCCGAGCAGGCGCGCGGCGTGAGCGTCACCGCTGGATTTTTTCCCATCATGCGCGTGCCGCCATTGATCGGTCGAACGATCGTGAATGGCGAAGATTCGGCTTCGGCGCCCGAAGTCGTTGTCCTGGGTGAACGCTTATGGCGTACCCGGTTCGGCGCGAGCGCTGATGCTGTCGGCAAGGTGATCGAGATCAACGGTCAGAAGGCCACGGTCATCGGAGTAATGCCGGAGAGCTTTCGCTTCCCGCGCGAAGATGCCGAGATCTGGACGAATCTGCATCTGACGCCGCCGAAGGGCCGCTTCCCATTCTTTTTGACCGGCCTGGCGCGGCTTCGGCCTGGAGTTACCTGGAAGCAGGCGCAAGCCGAGGCGAACAAAATTGGTCGCACGATTGAGCTTGCCGGGAACGGGGAATACCGAAATCTGACGATGCCCGTCGTTCCCATCCGCGAGGAGCTGGTGGGAGATGTGCGCCTGCCGCTGCTGGTGATGTTTGCAGCCGTGGTTGCGGTGCTGCTGATCGCGAGTGTGAATGTCGCCAACCTGCTGCTGGCTCGCTCGACGGCGCGCGCGCGTGAAATGGCGGTGCGCGTGAGCATGGGAGCGAGTCGCAGCCGGCTGGTTCGGCAATTGCTCACGGAAAACCTTGCGCTTTCACTTGCGGGCTGCGTCGTCGGAACTGGGTTGGCGTGGTATGCGGTGCGATTGCTGCGCGTGTTGAATCCGGGGAACCTGCCGCGCATCGACGCTGTCCGATTGAATGCGCCGGTGCTGGCGTTCGCCATCCTGATGGCAATTCTGACCGCGATCCTCTTTGGAGTTGGACCGGCCCTTGAGAGCGCGCGGACTGAACCGGTGCGCGCGTTGAAAGACGATGTCCGCGCTGGCAGCGGCAAAGGTCGAACGAGGGCGGCATTGGTCGTCGCTGAGATTGCCTTGTCGTTCGTGCTGCTGATCGTCGGGGGTCTGTTACTGCGCAGCTTCGAGCGCCTGCAGCGAGTCGATACGGGTATCGAGACTCCGCCTGATGAGGTGCTCACGATGCTCGTCTCGCCGAGTGCCACTCGCTACAAAGATGCGAAGGCACAACTTGCGATCCTCGATCGCCTGATGGAACGAGTACGAAAAGTTCCAGGTGTCGAGACGGCGGCATGGGCTGATTCGCGTCCTCCGAATTACTGGTCGAATGACGACACGTTCAACATCAAAGGCAAGCCCTACAATCACGAGGCGTTTCCGTCGTCGCCGATTCCGAACGTCTCTCCGCAGTATTTCAGCGCGCTCGGAATTCCGCTGATCCGCGGCAGGTATTTCGAGAATTCGGACGCGAACGACCGCCCGAACGTTGCGGTGATCAGTCAGGAACTCGCGCGACGCTACTTCCCCGGCGAGGATCCGATCGGGCAGGAGATTGCGCCCAGCGAGCCGAATCCGAAGCAGCCGTGGTACCGGATCGTGGGAGTTGTCGGCGACGTGAAGTACGCCGGCATGGCAAGCGAGCCGGCGCCGGTGTGGTACGCGGCAGTAGCGCAGGGACCAGGATTGCCGATGTTCCTGATCGTGCGCTCTTCGCGCGAGGCGTCTGCATTGGGCGAGGAGATCGAACGCGCAATTCATTCCGTGGATCCTGATGTTGTGGTGACCTACCGTGAAACGCTCGCCACAGTGATGGGCAACGCAGTGGCGCAACCGCGCTTTCGCACGGCATTGCTTTCGTTGTTTGCTGTGATTGCGCTGGTACTGGCAAGTATCGGGACTTACGGCGTGATTGCTTACTCAGTGACGCAACGCACGCGCGAGATCGGCGTCCGCATAGCGCTTGGCGCTCGACCGGCGCAGGTGCTCGGCATGATTCTGCGTCAGGGAGCAGGCCTCAGCGTGCTGGGCATTCTGATCGGAGTGGCCGGCGCGCTGGCTGCGACGCGCGCGCTGTCATCGTTGCTTTTTGCCACCAGTCCCACAGACGCGCTGACGTTCGCCGCGGTCATTGCCGTTCTGATTGTTGTTTCACTTTGGGCAAGTTACGTTCCCGCGAGAAGGGCAATGCGGGTAAATCCGGTGGAGGCGCTGCGTGGGGAGTGA
- a CDS encoding EAL domain-containing protein, whose product MKTEQSRLLIVDDNEMNRDMLARRLARKGYVIDVAEHARNLIERVKKDAVDLVLLDIEMPEISGLDALKTLRAAYSSIELPIIMVTAKDQSEDVVRALDLGANDYVTKPIDFPVALARIGTQLSHKRAQEALRESEQRYALAAQGANDGLWDWNLVANNVYYSARWKSMLGYQEHEIGESPEEWLGRIHDADRDRVAEEIAAHQKRSTPHFESEHRMLHRDGTFRWVLSRGLAVHDVAGKALRMAGSLTDITEAKVSDPLTGLPNRLLFIDRLGRAIKHIKRRKDSIFAVLFFDLDGFKMINDSLGHLAGDQLLVGVSTRLEKSLRSSDTVARFGQGFTMARLGGDEFTVLLEDLKDPNDAKKAADRLMKALTSPFTIGGKEVFTSVSIGIALSNSSYEEPEEILRDADTAMYRAKSLGKARYEVFDADMRASVMARLQLETDLRRAIDRQEFENYYQPIVSLASGEIVGFEALLRWQHPTRGLVGPYEFISVAEETGLIRDLGWWNLREACRQMAEWRKQFESYSQLTISVNLSAKQFVQRNLVEEIRLLLEEFRIPAQTLKLEITESTVMGDPAAAVKMLEEIKSLGISLAIDDFGTGYSSLSYLHRFPLDTLKIDRSFISGMDWEGNEGMEIARTILPMANNLRLDVIAEGVETAEQLESLRKLRCKYGQGYYFSKPLSAHGAAALLAEHPVWDGAMAAKR is encoded by the coding sequence ATGAAAACCGAGCAGAGCAGATTACTCATCGTCGACGACAACGAAATGAACCGCGACATGCTGGCTCGCCGGCTCGCGCGTAAAGGCTATGTCATCGACGTAGCCGAGCATGCGCGAAACCTCATCGAGCGGGTGAAAAAAGACGCTGTCGATCTCGTCTTGCTCGATATCGAGATGCCGGAGATCAGCGGACTCGACGCCCTCAAGACTCTCCGCGCCGCGTATTCGTCCATCGAGCTCCCCATCATCATGGTCACCGCAAAAGACCAAAGCGAGGACGTTGTGCGGGCACTCGATCTTGGGGCCAATGACTACGTAACTAAACCCATCGATTTTCCCGTCGCTTTGGCCCGTATTGGAACACAGCTATCGCACAAGCGCGCGCAAGAAGCTTTGAGAGAGAGCGAGCAGCGCTATGCGCTCGCCGCCCAGGGCGCCAATGACGGCCTCTGGGACTGGAACCTGGTTGCCAATAACGTCTACTACTCCGCGCGTTGGAAGTCGATGCTCGGATATCAGGAGCATGAAATCGGCGAGAGCCCCGAAGAATGGCTCGGACGCATTCACGACGCCGATCGCGACCGCGTCGCTGAGGAAATCGCCGCGCACCAAAAGCGTTCTACCCCGCATTTTGAAAGCGAGCATCGCATGCTCCATCGCGACGGAACCTTCCGCTGGGTGCTGAGCCGCGGCCTGGCCGTGCACGACGTGGCCGGCAAGGCGCTGCGCATGGCGGGATCACTGACCGACATCACCGAAGCGAAAGTTTCCGATCCGCTAACTGGTCTTCCTAATCGTCTCCTGTTTATCGATCGCCTCGGACGAGCGATCAAGCACATCAAACGCCGCAAAGACTCGATCTTCGCCGTGCTGTTTTTTGATCTCGATGGATTCAAGATGATCAACGACAGCCTTGGCCACCTCGCAGGCGATCAGTTGCTGGTCGGCGTCTCCACTCGCCTGGAAAAGTCTCTGCGCTCAAGCGACACCGTCGCGCGCTTCGGACAAGGCTTCACCATGGCCCGACTTGGCGGCGACGAATTTACGGTCCTGCTCGAGGATCTCAAAGATCCCAACGACGCGAAGAAGGCCGCCGACCGGCTCATGAAGGCGCTCACATCTCCTTTCACCATTGGAGGAAAAGAGGTCTTCACTTCGGTCAGTATCGGCATCGCGTTGAGCAATTCGTCCTACGAGGAGCCGGAAGAAATCCTCCGCGACGCCGACACTGCAATGTATCGCGCGAAGTCGCTGGGCAAAGCGAGATACGAAGTCTTCGATGCCGACATGCGTGCCAGCGTGATGGCGCGTCTGCAGCTCGAAACCGATCTGCGCCGCGCGATCGACCGACAAGAGTTCGAGAACTACTATCAACCCATCGTCTCGCTCGCTTCAGGCGAGATCGTCGGCTTCGAGGCCTTACTACGTTGGCAGCATCCCACGCGCGGCTTGGTTGGACCCTATGAGTTCATCTCCGTCGCCGAGGAAACGGGCCTCATCCGCGATCTCGGTTGGTGGAATCTGCGCGAAGCCTGCCGGCAAATGGCCGAATGGAGAAAGCAGTTTGAAAGTTATTCGCAACTGACCATCAGCGTGAATCTCTCGGCAAAACAGTTTGTCCAGCGCAATCTTGTGGAAGAGATTCGCTTGCTGCTCGAGGAGTTCCGCATTCCCGCGCAGACATTAAAGCTTGAGATTACTGAGAGCACGGTCATGGGAGATCCTGCAGCCGCAGTGAAAATGCTGGAAGAAATTAAATCTCTCGGAATCAGCCTGGCCATCGACGATTTCGGCACCGGATACTCCTCGCTCAGCTATCTCCATCGCTTCCCGCTGGACACGCTGAAGATCGATCGTTCCTTCATCAGCGGCATGGACTGGGAAGGAAATGAGGGCATGGAGATCGCCCGCACCATCCTGCCAATGGCGAACAATCTGCGCCTCGACGTCATCGCCGAAGGAGTGGAGACCGCCGAGCAGCTCGAGAGCCTGAGAAAGCTCCGCTGCAAATATGGGCAGGGCTACTACTTTTCCAAACCCCTCAGCGCCCACGGCGCCGCCGCCCTGCTCGCAGAGCATCCTGTATGGGACGGAGCCATGGCAGCCAAGCGGTAG
- a CDS encoding response regulator, protein MPKILLVEDNEMNRDMLSRRLQRKGYAVVMAHDGEQGLELASSESPDLILMDISLPKMDGWQVTKFLKSNPETKGIPVIALTAHALSTDRQKAFEIGCDDYDTKPVEFGRLSEKIEHLLVEKSVS, encoded by the coding sequence ATGCCAAAAATCCTGCTGGTTGAAGACAACGAAATGAACCGCGATATGTTATCGCGCCGCCTGCAGAGAAAAGGCTATGCAGTAGTGATGGCCCACGATGGCGAGCAGGGGCTTGAGTTGGCGAGCTCGGAAAGTCCCGACTTGATCCTCATGGATATCAGCCTTCCCAAAATGGATGGCTGGCAGGTAACAAAGTTCCTGAAGAGCAACCCGGAGACTAAAGGGATACCGGTAATCGCACTCACCGCGCATGCGCTCTCCACAGACCGGCAGAAGGCATTTGAAATCGGCTGCGATGATTACGACACCAAGCCGGTGGAATTCGGACGTCTGAGCGAAAAGATCGAGCACTTGCTCGTAGAGAAGAGTGTGTCATGA
- a CDS encoding ATP-binding protein: protein MKLQNLSIKRKLMLITMLTSSVALLLSSASFLTYDLISFRHLLTQDLETQAQIIGYNSAAAMAFKDEPVATATLAALKAKEDIVAAVLYTPDGKIFAQYIPSGKAAPAVVPPILSLAGYHFEGGYFDVLHDVSLNGEHVGTLLLRSDMREWSRRAKRYALIFFIFVFASGLFALLLSSKLQRMISLPILQLEDTIRIVSANKNYEIRAENPYGDEIGRLMDGFNNMLAEIQQRDTALLNANDQLHARTEELEREVAQRQQAQEELLKAKHAAEEASRAKSAFLANMSHELRTPLNAIIGYSEMLEEETRESGNTEAIQDLQKIQTAGKHLLSLINDVLDLSKIEAGKMTLHLEIFDVPPMIRQIVTTLEPAAAKNSNKINVRIADGVDSMRADVTKVRQILVNLVSNACKFTESGTISVNVEPVTAEGQNWIRFEVRDTGIGITPKQRKQLFQEFAQADTSISRKYGGTGLGLAISHRFAQMMNGHIDVESEPGKGSTFTVLLPVEVKTEGQESPLSETTLEPAKPQRTGASNQDTILVIDDDATCRDLMSRSLSKLGLNVMVTGSGEEGIELARRMRPFAITLDVLLPDRDGWSVLHELKTDPELSSIPVIMLTIIDNESLALSMGASNYLVKPLDRERLAVLIEKYRAGRSSKSPNRNSSNRTMEKREEFAPTKA, encoded by the coding sequence ATGAAACTCCAGAACCTCTCCATCAAGCGGAAGTTGATGTTGATCACGATGCTGACCAGCAGCGTCGCTCTTCTGCTTTCTTCAGCGAGTTTCCTTACTTACGATCTAATCTCCTTCCGCCATCTGCTTACTCAGGATTTAGAAACGCAGGCGCAAATTATTGGTTATAACAGCGCCGCCGCGATGGCCTTCAAGGATGAACCTGTAGCCACTGCGACCCTGGCCGCGTTGAAGGCCAAGGAGGACATCGTTGCTGCAGTGTTGTATACGCCCGACGGGAAGATCTTTGCGCAGTACATTCCCAGCGGCAAAGCTGCACCGGCCGTTGTCCCGCCGATTCTGTCTCTTGCAGGCTACCACTTCGAGGGCGGGTACTTTGACGTGCTTCACGATGTGAGCCTAAACGGAGAGCACGTCGGCACACTCTTGTTGCGATCTGATATGCGCGAGTGGTCAAGGCGTGCCAAACGTTATGCTCTGATCTTCTTCATCTTCGTTTTCGCATCGGGTTTGTTTGCGTTGCTCCTCTCCTCGAAGCTGCAGCGAATGATTTCTCTGCCAATCCTGCAACTCGAAGACACGATAAGGATCGTTTCCGCGAACAAGAACTATGAAATACGTGCGGAGAACCCATATGGCGACGAAATCGGCAGGTTAATGGACGGTTTCAACAATATGCTCGCCGAAATTCAGCAGCGCGACACGGCCTTGCTGAATGCCAATGATCAGTTGCATGCCAGAACCGAAGAGCTCGAAAGGGAAGTTGCTCAACGACAGCAGGCACAAGAAGAGCTTCTCAAAGCTAAGCACGCGGCTGAAGAGGCGAGTCGAGCGAAGAGCGCTTTCCTGGCAAATATGAGCCATGAGCTGCGTACGCCGTTAAACGCGATCATCGGCTACAGCGAAATGCTGGAAGAGGAAACGCGCGAATCGGGCAACACCGAAGCAATTCAGGATCTGCAGAAGATTCAGACAGCCGGCAAGCACTTGCTTTCATTGATCAACGACGTCCTTGATCTGTCGAAGATCGAAGCGGGAAAGATGACATTGCACCTGGAAATCTTCGATGTACCGCCGATGATTCGCCAGATCGTTACGACGCTCGAGCCGGCGGCCGCTAAGAATTCCAACAAGATTAACGTCCGCATCGCGGATGGCGTGGACTCGATGCGAGCGGATGTAACCAAGGTTCGCCAGATCCTGGTCAATCTGGTAAGTAATGCGTGTAAGTTTACCGAATCGGGAACAATATCAGTGAATGTTGAACCTGTCACGGCCGAAGGTCAGAACTGGATTCGTTTCGAGGTTCGCGACACCGGAATTGGTATTACGCCGAAGCAGCGGAAACAACTTTTCCAGGAGTTCGCTCAAGCCGACACGTCGATCTCCCGCAAGTACGGCGGAACGGGTCTTGGCCTTGCGATCAGCCACCGTTTCGCGCAGATGATGAACGGGCACATTGATGTGGAGAGTGAGCCCGGCAAAGGCTCAACCTTCACGGTCCTGCTGCCAGTTGAGGTCAAGACGGAGGGACAAGAAAGCCCATTGTCGGAAACGACCCTGGAGCCGGCAAAACCACAGCGGACTGGCGCGAGCAATCAAGACACGATTCTCGTGATCGACGACGACGCGACATGTCGCGACTTGATGTCTCGCTCTTTAAGCAAGCTTGGGCTGAACGTAATGGTGACCGGCAGCGGTGAAGAGGGAATCGAACTGGCCAGGCGGATGCGGCCGTTTGCCATCACGCTCGACGTCCTCCTTCCCGACCGTGATGGATGGTCAGTGCTTCACGAGCTTAAGACAGATCCGGAGCTCTCCAGCATTCCTGTCATTATGTTGACCATCATCGACAACGAATCTTTAGCGCTTAGCATGGGCGCTTCGAACTACTTAGTAAAACCGCTTGATCGTGAGCGACTCGCGGTACTCATCGAAAAATATCGCGCGGGTCGTTCTTCCAAGTCTCCCAACAGAAATTCAAGTAACCGCACAATGGAAAAGCGCGAAGAATTCGCGCCCACCAAGGCGTGA
- a CDS encoding YfiR family protein: MTVRRLIIFMVVMMLGQVSCAWAQDSEASSEYLIKAGYIYNFAKLVEWPATAFAQPDSPIVIGIVGNDPFGPIIDKVLEGKKVNGHPFLIKRLKPTADVKECHILFIGSSLGSHVADTIRLTRGTPILTISEIPGFADRGGIINLTLEQNKVRFEVNVDAAKEADLNISSRLLVLAKVIQQPGDGRKTE; encoded by the coding sequence ATGACAGTGCGGCGATTGATCATTTTTATGGTGGTGATGATGCTGGGCCAGGTCTCATGTGCCTGGGCACAGGACAGCGAAGCATCATCGGAGTATCTGATCAAAGCCGGCTACATTTATAACTTCGCCAAGCTCGTTGAATGGCCTGCGACTGCGTTCGCTCAGCCCGATTCTCCTATCGTGATAGGGATCGTCGGCAATGATCCCTTTGGTCCGATCATTGACAAAGTCCTCGAAGGGAAGAAGGTCAACGGGCATCCATTCCTGATCAAGAGATTGAAACCCACAGCTGACGTTAAGGAGTGCCACATTCTCTTTATCGGCTCGTCGCTCGGCTCTCACGTAGCCGACACGATCCGGTTAACGAGAGGGACTCCCATACTTACGATCAGCGAAATTCCCGGTTTTGCCGATCGCGGCGGGATCATCAATCTGACTCTGGAGCAGAACAAAGTCCGCTTCGAAGTAAACGTAGATGCGGCAAAGGAAGCCGATCTCAATATCAGCTCCAGACTACTCGTATTGGCGAAAGTTATTCAGCAACCGGGTGATGGAAGGAAGACGGAATGA
- a CDS encoding TonB-dependent receptor, whose amino-acid sequence MSSANPQTVRFMRQVLALVLLFTTSTFAAPQQSDLPDVTAMSMEDLMNMQVTSVSKRSQKLADAAAAVFVITQDDIRRSGATSIPEALRMVPGIQVARIDENKWAIASRGFNGRFDNKLLVLIDGRSVYTPLFSGVYWNVQDVMLEDVDRIEVIRGPGATLWGANAVDGVINIITKSAQSTQSAVVTAGGGTEERGATNVRYGGKLNKDTYYRAYGKYFNIGPSNYPGTDITANDNWDAWRGGFRTDWSPSGPDSLTLQGDVHRSKFGETLTIPALTAPFSDTFPNQGSFSGGNILGRWNHSFATSTMSLQMYYDHTKLIDDSLFSDRQNIFDIDFQHSFHPGSNHEVVWGLGYRAINDNNDSSFTVAIEPNQLTLNQFSAFAQDEISFADRRLRLTLGSKLEHNQFTGFEVEPNARLLWNLTKTQSVWTAVSRAVRTPAITEEGLQLNSQVIPPGGPGNPAPLPAVVAILGNHDFKSEDLLAYELGYRMQVSSNFSADVATFYNQYSHLRTAEPGQPTIEGNPIPTDVLVPFYAANNMGGGTYGGEIFGDWRVVPKWRLLGSYSYLQMSLRKNSNSLDPLPDNPAGSSPHNQVYLRSSLDLGRHFEHDFIVRHVGSLPGLSIPSYNSLDMHLSWKAGSGVELSIGSQNLLNNRHLEFLPDFINTAPTEVKRTVYGQITWRVD is encoded by the coding sequence ATGTCATCCGCCAACCCCCAAACCGTTCGATTCATGAGACAGGTGCTTGCACTTGTGCTGCTGTTTACGACCAGCACGTTTGCGGCGCCGCAGCAGAGCGATCTTCCTGACGTCACCGCCATGAGCATGGAAGATCTCATGAATATGCAGGTCACCTCAGTCTCCAAGAGGAGCCAGAAACTAGCCGACGCGGCAGCCGCTGTGTTCGTAATCACACAAGACGACATCCGTCGCTCCGGCGCGACCAGCATACCCGAAGCATTGCGAATGGTGCCTGGAATTCAGGTGGCCCGCATCGACGAAAACAAGTGGGCAATCGCCTCGCGCGGATTCAACGGACGCTTCGACAACAAGCTGTTGGTGCTCATTGATGGCCGCAGTGTCTATACGCCTCTCTTCTCGGGGGTGTATTGGAACGTTCAAGACGTGATGCTCGAGGATGTTGATCGCATCGAAGTCATCCGCGGCCCCGGAGCGACACTGTGGGGCGCGAACGCGGTTGATGGCGTGATAAACATCATTACGAAGTCGGCACAGTCGACGCAGTCGGCCGTAGTGACTGCGGGCGGCGGAACAGAAGAACGGGGAGCAACAAACGTTCGTTACGGTGGAAAGCTCAACAAAGATACTTACTATCGAGCTTACGGCAAGTACTTCAATATTGGCCCTTCAAATTATCCGGGTACAGATATTACTGCTAACGACAATTGGGACGCCTGGCGCGGCGGCTTCCGAACTGACTGGTCGCCGTCCGGACCCGACTCGTTGACCCTGCAAGGGGATGTCCATCGCAGCAAATTTGGCGAAACTCTGACTATCCCGGCCCTGACAGCTCCGTTTAGCGACACTTTCCCGAATCAAGGCAGCTTCAGCGGCGGAAACATTCTGGGACGCTGGAACCACTCGTTCGCGACCTCGACGATGTCATTACAGATGTATTACGACCATACCAAGCTCATCGACGATTCTCTGTTCTCTGATCGGCAGAATATCTTCGATATCGATTTCCAGCATTCGTTCCACCCTGGTTCGAACCACGAAGTGGTGTGGGGACTTGGTTACCGCGCGATCAACGACAACAACGATTCGAGCTTTACAGTTGCAATAGAACCGAACCAACTTACACTCAACCAATTCAGTGCTTTTGCTCAAGATGAAATCAGCTTTGCCGACCGGCGTCTGCGTTTGACGCTAGGCAGCAAACTGGAACATAACCAATTCACCGGGTTTGAAGTCGAACCGAATGCGCGCCTGTTGTGGAACCTGACCAAGACGCAATCGGTATGGACTGCGGTATCACGAGCGGTTCGCACACCCGCAATCACAGAAGAGGGTCTGCAATTGAACTCTCAGGTGATTCCGCCGGGCGGTCCCGGCAATCCGGCTCCCTTGCCTGCGGTCGTCGCCATATTGGGAAATCATGATTTCAAATCAGAAGACCTGCTGGCATACGAGCTGGGATATCGCATGCAGGTTTCGAGCAACTTCTCAGCGGATGTTGCCACTTTCTACAATCAATATTCCCATTTGAGAACCGCAGAGCCGGGTCAGCCTACGATTGAAGGCAATCCAATTCCGACCGATGTTCTGGTTCCGTTCTACGCAGCCAACAACATGGGCGGCGGCACTTACGGCGGAGAAATCTTCGGCGATTGGCGAGTAGTGCCTAAATGGCGGCTTCTTGGCTCTTACAGCTATCTGCAGATGAGCCTTAGAAAGAATTCGAACAGCCTTGATCCTCTTCCCGATAACCCGGCAGGATCGAGCCCGCATAATCAAGTGTACTTGCGGTCTTCATTGGACCTTGGTAGGCATTTTGAGCACGATTTCATCGTGCGTCACGTCGGTAGTCTGCCGGGTTTGAGTATTCCCAGCTACAACTCGCTCGATATGCACCTGAGCTGGAAGGCGGGATCTGGCGTGGAGCTCTCTATTGGTAGCCAGAATCTGCTCAACAATCGCCATCTGGAGTTCCTGCCGGACTTCATTAACACGGCTCCCACAGAAGTGAAGCGCACCGTATACGGGCAAATTACGTGGAGAGTCGACTAA
- a CDS encoding methyltransferase domain-containing protein, whose amino-acid sequence MTNTAYAVDYIMDDPREAMRLEMKVDPVAWVDKYVADRVAPGSEVLSVGCGPGLMLGEISKLDRSIRGTGIDISASRVQAAKQKNAGNRQLKFVCGDAHEMQFARNSFDFVYSRMLFQYLQKKEQAMDEIVRVCRPGGTVLLQDLDGQLLWNYPEEPALQSALEQVLGTLGKTGFDPFVGRKLFRLAQRAGLENLKVQVECYHLIAGEPSPAILEQWKLKLDIALPQITHVLGSERKAREQVDRFIEYLSRPDTLTYSNVFTVTGEKPFLESYPQKAPIKA is encoded by the coding sequence ATGACGAATACCGCATACGCAGTTGACTACATCATGGATGATCCACGCGAGGCGATGCGCCTCGAGATGAAAGTGGATCCAGTTGCATGGGTGGATAAGTATGTAGCCGATCGTGTTGCTCCCGGTTCTGAAGTCCTTTCAGTAGGCTGTGGCCCGGGATTAATGCTTGGTGAAATTTCCAAGCTCGATCGCTCGATTCGTGGAACAGGAATTGATATCAGTGCTAGTCGCGTGCAGGCCGCGAAGCAGAAGAATGCCGGCAACCGACAACTGAAGTTCGTGTGCGGTGATGCTCATGAAATGCAGTTTGCTCGGAACAGTTTCGATTTTGTCTATTCCCGCATGCTTTTTCAGTACTTACAAAAGAAAGAGCAGGCAATGGATGAGATCGTTCGTGTCTGCCGGCCAGGCGGCACTGTTTTACTGCAGGATCTCGACGGGCAGCTCTTGTGGAATTATCCCGAAGAACCCGCTCTCCAGAGTGCTCTTGAGCAAGTGCTCGGAACCCTTGGCAAGACTGGCTTTGACCCATTCGTAGGTAGAAAACTCTTTCGTCTGGCGCAACGCGCAGGTCTCGAAAATCTGAAAGTCCAGGTGGAGTGCTATCACCTGATTGCCGGCGAACCTTCTCCTGCAATTCTGGAACAGTGGAAGCTAAAACTGGATATCGCTCTACCCCAAATCACTCATGTCCTGGGAAGCGAACGCAAAGCCCGGGAACAGGTTGACAGATTCATCGAGTACCTTTCGCGACCTGACACTCTCACTTATTCCAATGTGTTTACCGTGACCGGAGAGAAACCATTTTTAGAGTCGTACCCGCAAAAGGCCCCAATTAAAGCATGA